Proteins co-encoded in one Centropristis striata isolate RG_2023a ecotype Rhode Island chromosome 24, C.striata_1.0, whole genome shotgun sequence genomic window:
- the LOC131962730 gene encoding leucine-rich repeat-containing protein 3-like, protein MGAFHRCRSFIKPPSCGSLLSVGTLWLLSVIMTACACPKICHCTDRNGVVVQCTSRNLETIPSNLPKDTVVLLLSSNRIRHIPKETFTDLHRLRELDLSHNAIETVEVGAFQGISESLRTLDLSNNHLSSLPKDTFSKLHARIRLSDNPWHCECSLQEVLRELRLDPETVNEVSCYTSVQEEYVGQPVIQVLDSGINFCNFHHKTTDVAMFVAMFCWFSMVTAYIIYYIKHNQEDARRHMEYLKSLPSTSHISKDYDTASSVF, encoded by the coding sequence ATGGGGGCCTTTCACAGGTGCAGGTCATTCATAAAACCTCCTTCCTGTGGTTCTCTTTTGTCAGTGGGAACATTGTGGCTTCTCTCTGTGATTATGACTGCGTGTGCTTGCCCTAAGATCTGTCACTGCACGGACAGGAACGGCGTGGTGGTGCAGTGCACCTCGCGCAACTTGGAGACCATCCCGTCGAACTTGCCCAAGGACACTGTTGTTCTCTTGCTTTCATCGAACAGGATCAGACACATCCCAAAGGAGACCTTCACAGACCTCCACCGCCTCAGGGAACTGGACTTATCTCACAATGCCATTGAGACCGTGGAGGTCGGCGCCTTTCAAGGAATTTCCGAGAGCCTCCGGACTTTGGATCTTTCAAACAACCACCTCAGTAGCCTCCCCAAGGACACCTTCTCCAAGCTCCACGCCCGTATCCGATTATCTGACAACCCCTGGCACTGCGAGTGCTCCCTGCAGGAGGTGCTGAGGGAGCTGAGGCTCGACCCCGAGACGGTGAACGAGGTCAGCTGCTACACGTCGGTGCAGGAGGAGTACGTGGGGCAGCCGGTGATCCAAGTTCTGGACTCGGGGATCAACTTTTGTAATTTTCACCACAAGACGACTGATGTGGCCATGTTTGTGGCCATGTTCTGCTGGTTCTCCATGGTGACTGCTTACATCATTTACTACATCAAACACAACCAGGAGGACGCCAGGAGGCACATGGAGTACCTCAAGTCCCTGCCCAGCACTTCTCACATTAGCAAAGACTACGACACCGCCAGCAGTGTATTTTAG